In one Azospirillum sp. TSH100 genomic region, the following are encoded:
- a CDS encoding Crp/Fnr family transcriptional regulator, producing MTFDRTGWAADIPAIFPTLAKLEPDMAVHLGNAGRRVNVPRGTVLFRAGDRCHTFLMILDGAVRVQMASETGREIVLYRVGRGETCIVTTACLLTDNPYSAEAVAETDIDAVALAAGPFHDLVARSAAFRDFVFTSFGNRLTGMMMLIEEVAFGRIDLRLARFLADRRDTAGGLDITHQALAVELGTAREVVSRQLKEFERRGFVALSRGRIQVLDPAALLTLDSRAQDSGL from the coding sequence ATGACGTTCGATCGCACCGGCTGGGCTGCGGACATTCCCGCGATTTTCCCGACACTGGCGAAGCTGGAACCGGACATGGCGGTCCATCTCGGCAACGCCGGGCGGCGGGTGAACGTTCCGCGCGGAACCGTCCTGTTCCGCGCCGGCGACCGTTGTCACACTTTCCTGATGATTTTAGACGGTGCGGTCCGGGTGCAGATGGCATCGGAGACCGGCCGCGAAATCGTGCTGTACCGGGTCGGCCGTGGCGAGACCTGCATCGTCACCACTGCCTGCCTGCTGACCGACAATCCCTACAGCGCCGAAGCGGTTGCGGAGACCGACATCGACGCGGTGGCGCTGGCCGCCGGCCCCTTCCACGATCTGGTGGCGCGCTCCGCTGCTTTCCGCGACTTCGTCTTCACGTCCTTCGGCAATCGGCTGACCGGCATGATGATGCTGATCGAGGAGGTCGCCTTCGGCCGCATCGACCTGCGCCTCGCCCGCTTCCTCGCCGACCGCCGCGACACCGCCGGCGGGCTGGACATCACCCATCAGGCGCTGGCGGTGGAACTGGGCACCGCGCGCGAGGTGGTGAGCCGCCAATTGAAGGAGTTCGAGCGCCGCGGCTTCGTCGCCCTGTCCCGTGGCCGCATCCAGGTGCTCGACCCCGCCGCCCTGCTGACGCTGGACAGCCGGGCACAGGATTCGGGCCTGTGA
- a CDS encoding ActS/PrrB/RegB family redox-sensitive histidine kinase, with translation MVTMASALTVPVPPSPAPLHWAQPDGRITLRTLILIRWVAVLGQLAAVAFVNLGLGFPLPLGPVIAAISASALLNVVAMAQRGGRLRLADRDAALYLSYDMLQLTLLLYLTGGLSNPFAILLLAPMTVGAAILSRYSTVLLTGLNLICLTALALWHFPLPWEEPVRSMAPLYAFGVWLSLTVSSVFIAGYVFRVAAEARRFADALAASQVALAREQRLGALGALAAAAAHELGSPLGTIAVVAKELARDLPPDSPYGEDVELLQSQVMRCREILADLARKPEADGGDPFERLPLTTLIEAAAAPHRLGHINFAVEPHPVGEAEEPFLRRSPEIIHGIGNFIQNAHQFARHKVTVAAAWDGRGVTITVMDDGPGFPPHLLGRIGEPYLSVRGERSGPKGQTGGGHMGLGIFIAQTLLEKTGATVRYSNNPPDSSTPPADQTAGGHPTQGGTGARISVRWKTINAKK, from the coding sequence ATGGTGACGATGGCCAGCGCGCTGACCGTACCGGTCCCGCCCTCTCCGGCGCCGCTCCATTGGGCGCAACCGGACGGCCGCATCACGTTGCGCACGCTGATCCTGATCCGCTGGGTCGCCGTGCTGGGGCAGCTGGCCGCAGTGGCCTTCGTCAATCTGGGGCTCGGTTTCCCGCTGCCGCTCGGGCCGGTGATTGCCGCGATCAGCGCGTCGGCCCTGCTGAACGTGGTGGCGATGGCCCAGCGAGGCGGCCGGCTGCGGCTGGCCGATCGCGACGCGGCGCTGTATCTCAGCTACGACATGCTGCAGCTGACGCTGCTGCTCTATCTGACCGGTGGACTGAGCAACCCCTTCGCCATCCTGCTGCTGGCGCCGATGACCGTGGGGGCGGCCATCCTGTCGCGCTACAGCACGGTGCTGCTGACCGGGCTGAACCTGATCTGCCTGACCGCACTCGCCCTCTGGCACTTCCCGCTGCCGTGGGAGGAGCCGGTGCGTTCGATGGCGCCGCTCTACGCCTTCGGCGTCTGGCTGTCGCTGACGGTGTCGTCGGTCTTCATTGCCGGCTATGTCTTCCGCGTCGCTGCCGAGGCGCGGCGCTTCGCCGACGCGCTCGCCGCCTCGCAGGTGGCGCTCGCCCGCGAACAGCGGCTGGGGGCGCTGGGCGCGCTCGCCGCCGCCGCCGCGCACGAGCTGGGCTCGCCGCTCGGCACCATCGCCGTGGTGGCGAAGGAACTGGCGCGCGACCTGCCGCCCGACAGCCCCTATGGCGAGGATGTCGAGCTTCTGCAAAGCCAGGTGATGCGCTGCCGCGAGATTCTGGCCGATCTGGCGCGCAAGCCGGAGGCCGATGGCGGCGACCCGTTCGAGCGGCTGCCGCTGACCACGCTGATCGAGGCCGCCGCCGCCCCGCATCGCCTGGGCCACATCAACTTCGCCGTGGAGCCGCACCCGGTCGGCGAGGCGGAGGAGCCCTTCCTGCGCCGCAGCCCGGAAATCATCCACGGCATCGGCAACTTCATCCAGAACGCCCACCAGTTCGCCCGTCACAAGGTGACGGTCGCCGCCGCCTGGGACGGACGCGGCGTCACCATCACGGTGATGGACGACGGCCCGGGTTTCCCGCCGCATCTGCTGGGCCGCATCGGCGAGCCGTACCTGTCGGTGCGCGGCGAGCGCTCCGGCCCCAAGGGGCAGACGGGCGGCGGCCATATGGGGCTGGGCATCTTCATCGCGCAGACGCTGCTGGAAAAGACCGGCGCGACGGTGCGCTACAGCAACAATCCGCCGGACAGCAGCACTCCGCCCGCTGACCAGACCGCCGGCGGCCATCCCACCCAGGGCGGAACGGGCGCGCGGATTTCCGTGCGCTGGAAGACCATCAACGCCAAGAAATGA
- a CDS encoding ActR/PrrA/RegA family redox response regulator transcription factor: MLSGDAVKLTFTGDVTRSLLIVDDDAPFRTRLARAMEKRGFNVVAVDSIQLGIEVAQESAPAFAVVDLRLGDGNGLDVVSALRDARPDARIVMLTGYGNIATAVAAVKAGAVDYLPKPADADAVESALLADGRPLPQPPENPMSADRVRWEHIQRVFEQCDRNVSETARRLKMHRRTLQRILNKHAPRA; this comes from the coding sequence ATGCTGTCGGGCGATGCCGTCAAACTGACCTTCACTGGCGACGTCACCCGCAGCCTCCTGATCGTCGACGACGACGCCCCCTTCCGCACGCGGCTGGCCCGCGCCATGGAAAAGCGCGGCTTCAACGTCGTCGCGGTCGACAGCATCCAGCTCGGCATCGAGGTGGCGCAGGAATCCGCCCCCGCCTTCGCGGTGGTCGACCTGCGGCTGGGCGACGGCAACGGACTGGACGTGGTGTCGGCCCTGCGCGACGCCCGCCCCGACGCCCGCATCGTCATGCTGACCGGTTACGGCAACATCGCCACCGCCGTCGCCGCGGTGAAGGCCGGTGCCGTCGATTACCTGCCGAAGCCGGCCGACGCCGACGCGGTGGAATCGGCCCTGCTTGCCGATGGCCGGCCGCTGCCGCAGCCGCCGGAAAACCCGATGTCGGCCGACCGCGTGCGCTGGGAACACATCCAGCGCGTCTTCGAACAGTGCGATCGCAACGTTTCCGAGACCGCGCGCCGTCTGAAGATGCACCGCCGCACCCTCCAGCGCATCCTGAACAAGCACGCCCCGCGCGCCTGA
- a CDS encoding Wzz/FepE/Etk N-terminal domain-containing protein, with protein MSPGISYDLSASAASAVRRTTGLLRRHKLLIGTAIVVGTGLAALVAFRMTPLYTAETLIMVEHRKNTVLNFEGVVSDMTPDISALQSEVAILKSPAFAEKVVAKLKLMNDPEFNASLRPLPPGWVSALNPRNWIPDSWKQSSSVPLSPEEVERNHLTSVVNAVLDNTSVRPQGRSYVIAVSFDSEDPRKSALIANTMADLYLVDQLDEKFKASKRATQWLEERLTDLRKEAQTTGDAVEKYRTQHGLTTSSNNESTVVGQQLSQLNADYILARTKRQEAEAKLRDVTAMANSPRGASAVGDVMGSPLIQALREREVDLQRQIADATNRYGAKHPMLQALQSQLRDLQGQIKTDVGKIVSNLSNEVELAKGREQALKASLDQAEAKQNEQQQATVGLRTLERDAGTAQSMYEALLTRSQQIAAQTDMRQPDARIVSEASIPLDPSQPNRKLILLLALVASGTLGVLLAMLRERADSGFRSPHQFEMATGVRSLGIVPRIPRFGGSPAAYVVDKPISAFSESMQNLRTSLLLANPDGRHRVILFSSSVPGEGKSSVAAAFARTCANAGQRTILVDCDLRRKSLHEMLGMSNNRGLSEVLAGTATLEEVIQVDPRTGLHVIPAGHGRTLPQDTLGSSGMHQLLSRLSVNYDRIVLDSPPVLAVSEGKLLAALADQTVFIVRWGMTKRGTAMAGLKEVIEAGGEVVGVLFSQVDTRRHAQYEFPDSGRYHGYRRYYAN; from the coding sequence GTGTCGCCCGGCATCTCCTATGACCTGTCGGCCAGCGCCGCCAGCGCCGTGCGTCGGACCACCGGGCTGTTGCGCCGGCACAAGCTGCTGATCGGTACGGCGATCGTGGTCGGCACCGGGTTGGCGGCCCTGGTCGCCTTCCGGATGACGCCGCTCTATACCGCCGAAACGCTGATCATGGTCGAGCACCGCAAGAACACCGTCCTCAATTTCGAGGGCGTGGTGTCCGACATGACTCCCGACATCAGCGCGCTGCAAAGCGAGGTGGCGATCCTGAAGTCGCCGGCCTTCGCCGAAAAGGTGGTGGCGAAACTCAAGCTGATGAACGATCCGGAATTCAACGCCTCGCTTCGTCCGCTGCCCCCCGGCTGGGTGTCGGCGCTGAACCCGCGCAACTGGATTCCCGACAGCTGGAAGCAGTCGAGCAGTGTCCCGCTGTCGCCGGAGGAGGTCGAGCGCAACCACCTGACCTCGGTGGTCAATGCGGTGCTCGACAACACGTCGGTCCGGCCGCAGGGCCGCTCCTACGTCATCGCCGTCAGCTTCGACAGCGAGGACCCGCGTAAGTCGGCCCTGATCGCCAACACCATGGCCGACCTCTATCTGGTCGATCAACTCGACGAGAAGTTCAAGGCGTCCAAACGCGCCACCCAATGGCTGGAGGAGCGGCTGACAGACCTGCGCAAGGAAGCGCAGACCACCGGCGACGCGGTCGAGAAGTACCGGACCCAGCATGGCCTGACCACCTCGTCCAACAACGAGAGCACGGTGGTCGGCCAGCAGCTGAGCCAGCTGAACGCCGACTATATCCTGGCCCGCACCAAGCGGCAGGAGGCGGAGGCCAAGCTGCGCGACGTCACCGCCATGGCCAATTCGCCGCGCGGCGCCTCGGCGGTCGGCGACGTGATGGGCTCGCCGCTGATCCAGGCCCTGCGCGAACGCGAGGTCGATCTCCAGCGCCAGATCGCCGACGCCACCAACCGCTACGGCGCCAAGCACCCGATGCTCCAGGCGCTGCAGAGCCAGCTGCGCGACCTGCAAGGCCAGATCAAGACCGACGTCGGCAAGATCGTCTCCAACCTCAGCAACGAGGTGGAACTGGCCAAGGGCCGCGAGCAAGCGCTCAAGGCCAGCCTGGACCAGGCCGAGGCCAAGCAGAACGAGCAGCAGCAGGCGACCGTCGGCCTGCGCACGCTGGAGCGCGACGCCGGCACCGCCCAGTCGATGTACGAGGCGCTGCTCACCCGCTCCCAGCAGATCGCGGCGCAGACCGACATGCGCCAGCCCGACGCCCGCATCGTGTCGGAGGCGTCGATCCCGCTCGACCCGTCGCAGCCCAACCGCAAGCTGATCCTGCTGCTGGCCCTGGTGGCGTCGGGCACGCTGGGGGTGCTGCTGGCCATGCTGCGCGAACGGGCCGACAGCGGCTTCCGCAGCCCGCACCAGTTCGAGATGGCGACCGGCGTCCGCAGCCTGGGCATCGTGCCGCGCATCCCGCGCTTCGGCGGCTCGCCAGCGGCTTATGTGGTCGACAAGCCGATCTCCGCCTTTTCGGAATCGATGCAGAACCTGCGCACCTCGCTGCTGCTCGCCAATCCTGACGGGCGGCACCGGGTGATCCTGTTCAGCTCGTCGGTTCCCGGCGAGGGCAAAAGCTCGGTCGCCGCGGCATTCGCCCGCACCTGCGCCAACGCCGGACAGCGGACGATCCTGGTCGATTGCGACCTGCGGCGGAAAAGCCTGCACGAGATGCTGGGCATGTCCAACAACCGGGGCCTGTCGGAGGTGCTGGCCGGCACCGCGACGCTGGAGGAGGTGATCCAGGTCGATCCGCGCACCGGCCTGCACGTCATCCCCGCCGGCCATGGCCGCACGCTGCCGCAGGACACGCTGGGCTCGTCGGGCATGCACCAGCTGCTGTCGCGCCTGTCGGTCAACTATGACCGCATCGTGCTGGATTCGCCGCCGGTGCTGGCGGTGTCGGAAGGCAAGCTGCTGGCGGCGCTTGCCGACCAGACCGTCTTCATCGTCCGCTGGGGCATGACCAAGCGGGGCACCGCGATGGCCGGCCTGAAGGAGGTGATCGAGGCAGGCGGCGAAGTGGTGGGGGTCCTGTTCAGTCAGGTCGATACCCGGCGCCACGCCCAGTACGAGTTCCCGGACAGTGGGCGCTATCACGGCTACCGCCGCTACTACGCGAACTGA
- a CDS encoding ABC transporter ATP-binding protein yields MTERPIPQQQPIVPAIAPAIRADGLTKRFPTPDGRDVTAVDAITFTVQRGSVTGLLGGNGAGKTTTISMLLGLLLPTAGTVEILGVDMARHRHAVLPRMNFSSPYVELPHRLTVRENLTVYAHLYGLTCVKKRVQELAEHLDLSRFLDRPSGGLSAGQKTRVALAKALLNEPELLLLDEPTASLDPDTADWIRTYLERYRLRTGATILLASHNMLEVERLCDGVLVMRQGRIVDRGAPSALLARYGRQTLEEVFLDIARASDDRIPTGEAADAAE; encoded by the coding sequence ATGACCGAGCGACCCATCCCACAGCAGCAGCCAATCGTCCCCGCCATCGCCCCCGCCATCCGGGCCGACGGGCTGACCAAGCGCTTCCCGACCCCGGACGGCCGGGACGTTACGGCGGTCGACGCGATCACCTTCACCGTGCAGCGCGGCAGCGTCACCGGCCTTCTCGGCGGCAACGGCGCGGGCAAGACGACGACCATCTCGATGCTGCTCGGGCTGTTGCTGCCGACGGCCGGGACGGTGGAGATCCTGGGCGTCGACATGGCGCGCCATCGGCATGCCGTGCTTCCGCGCATGAACTTCTCCTCCCCCTACGTCGAGCTGCCCCATCGGCTGACGGTGCGGGAGAACCTTACCGTCTATGCCCACCTCTACGGTTTGACATGCGTCAAAAAGCGCGTCCAAGAATTGGCGGAGCATCTTGACCTGTCGCGTTTTCTGGATCGCCCCTCCGGCGGGCTGTCGGCAGGGCAGAAAACCCGCGTTGCCCTTGCGAAAGCTTTGCTCAACGAGCCCGAGCTTTTGCTGCTGGACGAGCCGACGGCGTCGCTCGACCCCGACACCGCCGACTGGATCCGGACATATCTTGAGCGGTACCGCCTGCGCACCGGCGCCACCATCCTGCTGGCCTCCCACAACATGCTGGAGGTGGAGCGGCTGTGCGACGGCGTGCTGGTGATGCGCCAGGGGCGGATCGTCGACCGCGGCGCGCCGTCGGCCTTGCTTGCTCGCTATGGCCGCCAGACGCTGGAGGAGGTGTTCCTCGACATCGCCCGCGCGTCGGACGACCGCATCCCGACCGGGGAGGCCGCCGATGCCGCCGAGTGA
- a CDS encoding DUF2892 domain-containing protein, translating to MNCRNLGPVDRALRAIVGLILISLTVVGPKSLWGLVGLVPLLTAFVGFCPAYTLLGIKTCRTEDHTA from the coding sequence ATGAATTGCCGCAATTTGGGTCCGGTGGATCGCGCGCTGCGCGCCATCGTCGGGCTGATCCTGATCTCGCTGACCGTCGTCGGGCCGAAGAGTCTGTGGGGACTGGTCGGGCTGGTGCCGCTGCTGACGGCCTTCGTCGGGTTCTGCCCGGCCTATACGCTGCTCGGCATCAAGACCTGCCGCACGGAAGACCACACCGCCTGA